A single window of Fischerella sp. PCC 9605 DNA harbors:
- a CDS encoding alkaline phosphatase D family protein, which yields MKTRLNRRLFLALSAISASLILGSKWLEPALAIFTSGQSDAVQSGDVTDTSAVIWARNNGERNARLVVKLSQSPNFQGSVQIIRGSEVSIATDYTGKIDIVGLRPNQTYYYRVFWEQGLFRIRPGGTGSFRTAPAAVQPHPVRFVWGADLAGQGWGRNPNLKITAYDGDVIQGGYVIFDVMRKLKPDFAIFAGDIIYADNEIPLTKEIPAEVGGGTWVNSPAKNFKAVTLEEFRENWKYNLGDEKFRRFLAETPIYSQWDDHETVNNWYPGEILTEEPYNGLSADVLAERAKQALFEYNPIRGKQIYRKYQYGKHIDLFLLDERSYRGPNPENSNPNGIEMLGQEQFEWLKQNLKASQATWKVISSHDPLSIVTGGTSDRDAWGQGLPEVLGREVQLSKLLKFIKDEGIKNIVVITADVHYPAAISYEPERAVFQDFNPFWEFVIGPIHAGAFGPNELDPSFGSKYEFISAPGTETPQLPQNVPPPNFHSFGSAEVNRQGQLRVKIHDITGKVLYEKMLEPEK from the coding sequence ATGAAAACTCGGTTAAATAGGCGTTTATTTCTGGCTTTGAGCGCGATTAGTGCCAGTTTAATTCTGGGATCTAAATGGCTTGAACCAGCTCTTGCTATCTTCACATCTGGACAAAGTGATGCAGTTCAATCGGGAGATGTGACTGATACCAGTGCAGTTATCTGGGCGCGTAACAATGGCGAGAGGAATGCTCGTCTTGTGGTTAAACTTTCTCAATCGCCTAACTTTCAAGGATCGGTGCAAATTATCAGAGGTTCTGAGGTGAGTATAGCCACAGATTACACTGGTAAAATTGACATCGTGGGACTGCGCCCGAATCAAACCTACTACTACCGGGTATTTTGGGAACAAGGCCTGTTTAGAATCCGACCAGGTGGAACTGGCAGTTTTCGGACTGCACCAGCTGCTGTTCAACCTCATCCTGTTCGTTTTGTCTGGGGAGCAGATTTGGCTGGTCAGGGTTGGGGTCGCAACCCCAACTTAAAGATTACTGCCTATGATGGTGATGTCATTCAGGGAGGATACGTTATCTTCGATGTGATGCGGAAACTAAAGCCCGACTTTGCTATCTTTGCGGGTGACATTATTTACGCTGATAACGAAATTCCACTGACAAAAGAAATCCCAGCAGAAGTGGGGGGTGGAACTTGGGTGAACTCTCCGGCCAAGAACTTTAAAGCTGTCACTCTAGAAGAATTTCGCGAGAACTGGAAATACAATTTGGGAGACGAAAAGTTCCGGCGTTTTCTAGCAGAAACTCCCATCTATTCTCAGTGGGACGACCATGAAACGGTCAATAATTGGTATCCAGGCGAGATTTTAACTGAAGAACCTTATAATGGATTGTCAGCTGATGTTCTAGCAGAGAGAGCCAAGCAAGCGTTATTTGAATACAATCCAATCCGGGGTAAGCAGATTTACCGCAAGTATCAATACGGTAAGCATATCGATTTGTTTCTGTTGGATGAGCGATCTTATAGAGGGCCTAACCCCGAAAATAGCAATCCCAATGGTATAGAAATGTTGGGACAAGAACAGTTTGAATGGCTCAAACAGAACTTAAAGGCTTCCCAAGCAACTTGGAAGGTAATTTCGTCTCACGATCCTCTGTCTATTGTTACGGGGGGAACTAGCGATCGCGATGCCTGGGGTCAAGGTTTGCCAGAAGTTTTGGGTCGTGAAGTCCAGTTGAGCAAGTTGCTCAAATTCATTAAAGATGAAGGGATCAAGAATATCGTTGTGATTACGGCAGATGTACACTATCCCGCCGCCATCTCCTATGAACCTGAACGGGCAGTTTTTCAAGACTTCAATCCTTTCTGGGAGTTTGTCATTGGTCCTATCCATGCGGGTGCTTTCGGCCCCAATGAATTAGATCCCAGTTTTGGCTCTAAGTATGAATTTATCTCAGCTCCAGGAACTGAAACACCACAACTTCCCCAAAATGTACCACCTCCAAATTTCCATTCCTTTGGTTCAGCAGAGGTAAATCGTCAAGGTCAGTTGAGAGTAAAAATTCACGATATTACTGGAAAGGTTTTGTACGAAAAGATGCTAGAGCCGGAAAAATAG
- a CDS encoding alkaline phosphatase PhoX — MAFSRRKFLTLAGVSAASVTMFSPLEAFYARVARGQVTQGIGYGSLEPKLPVNADELTTTIYGDLSKEPMLALPPRFNYRALSITGQPMSDGNLVPADHDGMAAFPGPKNTIILVRNHELDPDEKEFNNTSYGAIAPPDKKYDQINAGGTTTLVLGSNRQVIRHFASLAGTIRNCAGGPTPWRSWISCEETFNKGDLGVVRHGYNFEVPAKAAIGLADPIPLKAMGRFSHEAIAVDPRTGYIYETEDRGDSCFYRFVPAVGKVSKPGQLAQGGTLYALKIRDRPTLNTSNNPNNPGASVGLVPVGMPLSVEWVKIDNVDPDEENKEKGLGVRYEAQSKGAAIFFRGEGVWYGNGLIYFTATQGGPPAVDGTRGNGQVWVYDPKAETITLLIEAEPSGELLDEPDNITVAPFGDLFLCEDGGGEQYVVGVNQEGEVYQFAKNIIFANSSDPTIKDQLADNEFAGACFSPDGKTLFVNIQTPGITFAIWGPWERRG, encoded by the coding sequence GTGGCTTTCTCCCGACGTAAATTTTTAACACTAGCTGGTGTATCGGCTGCTAGTGTGACGATGTTTTCTCCTCTAGAAGCTTTTTATGCAAGGGTTGCTCGTGGTCAGGTTACACAGGGCATTGGCTATGGTTCATTAGAACCTAAGCTGCCTGTGAATGCAGATGAACTCACGACCACTATCTATGGCGACTTAAGTAAAGAACCCATGTTGGCACTCCCACCCAGGTTCAACTATCGTGCGCTCTCAATTACCGGGCAACCAATGAGTGATGGTAATCTAGTTCCAGCTGACCATGATGGTATGGCAGCTTTCCCTGGCCCCAAAAACACTATTATATTGGTTCGGAACCACGAGCTAGACCCGGATGAAAAGGAGTTTAATAATACCAGTTATGGAGCGATCGCACCACCTGATAAGAAATACGACCAAATCAATGCGGGTGGTACTACTACTCTTGTATTAGGATCTAATCGTCAGGTAATCAGACACTTTGCCTCTCTAGCTGGCACAATTCGTAACTGCGCTGGTGGCCCAACTCCTTGGAGAAGTTGGATCAGCTGTGAAGAAACTTTCAACAAGGGCGATTTAGGTGTTGTGCGGCACGGCTATAATTTTGAAGTTCCTGCTAAAGCAGCAATAGGTTTGGCAGATCCCATACCTCTCAAAGCAATGGGACGCTTCAGCCATGAGGCGATCGCGGTAGATCCAAGGACTGGCTACATCTACGAAACAGAGGATCGTGGAGATAGTTGTTTTTATCGTTTCGTTCCTGCTGTAGGCAAAGTGAGTAAGCCTGGACAATTAGCCCAAGGCGGAACCCTCTACGCGTTAAAAATTCGAGATCGACCGACATTAAATACTTCAAATAATCCCAATAACCCTGGCGCTTCTGTTGGGTTAGTTCCTGTTGGTATGCCATTGTCTGTAGAGTGGGTCAAGATTGATAATGTTGACCCTGACGAGGAAAACAAAGAGAAGGGGCTGGGAGTCCGGTACGAAGCTCAATCCAAGGGTGCAGCAATCTTCTTCCGGGGTGAAGGAGTCTGGTATGGTAACGGTTTGATTTATTTCACCGCCACTCAGGGAGGCCCGCCTGCTGTAGATGGTACGCGAGGTAACGGTCAAGTTTGGGTTTATGACCCTAAGGCAGAGACAATTACGTTACTGATCGAGGCGGAACCTAGCGGAGAACTACTTGATGAACCCGACAACATTACCGTAGCTCCCTTTGGAGACCTGTTTTTGTGCGAAGACGGTGGCGGTGAGCAATATGTTGTGGGCGTTAATCAGGAAGGTGAAGTATATCAGTTTGCCAAGAATATTATCTTCGCAAATAGCTCTGACCCCACTATCAAAGACCAATTAGCTGACAATGAATTCGCTGGTGCTTGCTTCTCACCAGACGGTAAAACACTTTTTGTAAATATTCAGACCCCCGGTATCACGTTTGCTATCTGGGGTCCTTGGGAACGTCGTGGCTAA